In the genome of Mucilaginibacter defluvii, one region contains:
- a CDS encoding aldose epimerase family protein has protein sequence MTDSTTAAAAPQAAAFDTTIDGKKVQLFTLKNKSGAQVSITNYGGRLVSLQVPDKDGKLTDVIVGPGSAEGFVKSTEPYYGALIGRYGNRIAKGKFKLEGKEYSLFTNNGANTLHGGKKGFQYVVWDGTQPDSSTLVLTYLSKDGEENFPGNLNVKVTYHFTDDNSLDIKYEATTDKTTVCNLTSHGFFNLNGCGSGDILKHVLQVDADSYIPVDAGLIPFGRIDKVAGTPFDFSKLTEIGARIDTNANEQLKNGKGYDHNFVLNKHDINKSIASITGDKSGITMDIYTEEPGLQFYSGNFMQSKNEMKYGKMDDFRTSFALETQHYPDSPNQPSFPTTVLKPGETYKTHTIYKFTVKK, from the coding sequence ATGACCGACAGTACTACCGCAGCAGCGGCGCCGCAAGCCGCCGCGTTTGATACCACCATTGATGGTAAAAAAGTTCAGCTATTTACCCTTAAAAATAAAAGCGGCGCCCAGGTAAGCATCACTAATTATGGCGGCCGTTTGGTGAGCCTGCAGGTGCCTGATAAGGATGGCAAACTTACCGACGTTATAGTAGGCCCCGGCAGTGCCGAAGGCTTTGTAAAATCAACCGAGCCTTATTATGGCGCGTTGATCGGTCGTTATGGTAACCGTATCGCCAAAGGTAAATTTAAGCTGGAAGGCAAGGAGTACAGCCTGTTTACCAACAACGGTGCTAACACACTCCATGGTGGTAAAAAGGGTTTTCAGTATGTGGTTTGGGATGGCACGCAGCCTGATTCGTCAACCCTGGTGCTTACCTACCTGTCAAAAGATGGTGAGGAGAACTTTCCTGGTAACCTAAACGTGAAAGTTACCTACCATTTCACAGATGATAATAGTTTAGATATTAAATATGAAGCCACTACTGATAAAACTACCGTTTGTAACTTAACCAGCCACGGCTTTTTTAACCTTAACGGTTGCGGCAGCGGCGACATCCTGAAACACGTTTTACAGGTTGATGCCGATAGCTACATTCCGGTTGATGCCGGCCTGATTCCGTTTGGCCGTATTGATAAGGTAGCCGGTACACCGTTTGATTTTAGCAAGCTTACCGAAATTGGTGCCCGTATTGATACCAATGCCAACGAGCAGCTAAAAAACGGCAAAGGTTACGATCACAACTTTGTGCTGAACAAGCATGATATTAATAAATCAATTGCCTCGATAACAGGCGATAAGAGCGGCATAACCATGGATATTTATACCGAGGAGCCGGGTCTGCAATTCTATAGCGGTAACTTTATGCAGTCAAAAAACGAGATGAAGTATGGTAAGATGGATGATTTCCGCACCTCGTTCGCGCTGGAAACACAACATTACCCTGATTCACCAAATCAGCCATCGTTCCCTACAACGGTATTAAAACCGGGCGAAACTTATAAAACTCACACCATCTATAAGTTTACAGTAAAAAAATAA